Within Wyeomyia smithii strain HCP4-BCI-WySm-NY-G18 chromosome 2, ASM2978416v1, whole genome shotgun sequence, the genomic segment AATGCTCTCATAGACTCACCTCATTAAACCTTTTTTTCTTGGTGTACAATAATAATGCATTATTTTAAACCTTTAAACACGCTTGCTCGTCTCACTTATTCAGTACCTGTGCCCAGATACGTGTGGTTAAATGAAAAGGATAAAAATTTCCTGTTCGGTTGTTCGAAAAATCAGAACTTTTCTCACTGAgttcatatgaaaaaaaaaaaagaaatcaataaTATTCTGTACTGAGATGACACTACACTTATCCAAAGTAGTGGGGAAATCAATAATAGTTCGATGGGATAATTAAATGTACATAACAGAAATctgtttttttgaatttatagaCAATAAAATTATGTCTGATTTTTCTTATGTTTCTACTAAGCTTGCTGTAAGAAAGATAATTTTAGAGCAACGATCACCATATGTAAAACACGCTTGTCGTTCTTTTCATTATTTATGCTTATCCTTTGATTCCATGATGGGCGTGGTGTAAACATTCAGTTGGTTTGCTTTGCGTGATATGTACATATCGCTCGAAGCTTCACCTCGAGAGCAGTGCATTTTGAGTTGCTTTAGTGCGGCTGTGTTTCTACAACAGTTCGTATTCAtcatttgaaattcaattttgaTTCGTATAAATAAAGTTTTTGAAATGAatatggttgcccgtttttctCGTCGTCGTATTGTGATTATAACCGTTTCCATCATAGTTCTTTATAATATTTTATCATCATCGTACAGTGAATATAAGACCGATACGATCATTTATCGcacaaaaccggaagtcgtttgGGAGTATGTTGCTGATTTCAGTAAAATGAAAAAACTCAATCCTACCATGTAAGTGAATGTCATTATCGCATGGCAACGAATGTTTAATAAACGACTGTTCTGGTTTAGATTGGATTTTAACATTGTCGCCGATCATGGAAATTTGGATCATTGGAAATATTCAGTGGAATATACGGAACAGCTTTCGCATTGGCCGTATATCAGAAACACTGCTGTTGGTCACTATTCGGTTCGGAAGCTGCCGCAGTCGGAGGGTGGCCAGTACTCTGTTGCATCAACGCACAGGACGTGCTTTCTCTTGGGACTTTTCTGTCGTAAGTTACTTTGATCATTATCAGGAGTCGTTACTAATGTACTGCTTGATATCTTCTAGTGAATTCTAAAGGCGAATTTAAAATTTCCTATTTAAACGAAGAAGATACGTTTTGTCAGGAAACTGTTCACTATCAATGTCCATTCTTATTCGGTCAATTTTGTTTTCGGGAGGTTGAATTTCAGCGGAAAGCAATCATGGCCAATTTGAACCTCCATTTTAAGCAGAATAAAATGTAATCAAGTACTCCTACACTCATAGCCAGATTTGACTGTGggtcccaaaaaaaaacaacaccgtTTTTTTGATCGTACATAATTGAAGCCTTTATTTGtctttaaaaacttaaaaaaatcggTTAGAAATTTACAGAACATCAACAGTTACATTTACAATCGTTTAATCAATGCCTTATTCTTCCAGCTTGTAATATCGTAATTACAACATAACAATGTCAAATTTGGCAGCTTTTCTTTCTTAATAGTCGTACGCcaactaattttaatcagttTTATCTTTGAAAAATACTATTCCCCAGTTGCCTTCGACATCGTTAGACTCAAATAACTACGCAGTTGGCGAGATTTTGATCGATAAAGAAGGGCACGTACTAGTTCATGAAATTCTCAATTTTCAGATACAGATTCTGCAGAAACTGTGTTAGCACCATCGCAAAGTCAATTTCGACATAATAATTTGCACTGCATCTCTTCCGAATTTAAGGAACTTACCTAAACTCCTAAATGTCTGCAACCAGGCTTCGAAATgttcacggtagaaccacttttcactgcgataatcgtcttcttcttcctctgacgctaccaaggctcgcttAAACAAAAGCATTCtcaaacaaaaatgtcaaatgagtatcgccatcacgacgttattttcctcaaacgtattttgacattttttctagaatgagaattacgcacgttgagtgcgtgtattctagaaattatttatatcattgatcttgtagtaatatttctcaacataaatgaacgaagtagacagaaaaaggccgaaataacatcgctaaaagattgacagtgtgcatttcttcgatacgcgagtgtcgtttgactatctttttctttctgtgagctgagcggcgatggtttggttatttaacatttacgagcgaaagctgactgtgacgcacgctaagtaAACGAGATCAAATAAAAATGgcgaccgtttacaagcctgtcTGCAACTACACGAAAaccaaaaatatggaaaaatttgcttgaaataaaaaaaatcaatcaatcactGGCGTTTTTCTCTGGTACACGTTgtcccatagtactccgtacctcgtcctgtcaaactgctcgacaaataatgaacaaaatgaattttctttttctcggctttatcgagccccaaagaaaatcccataaggaactgtcaacaagttatttacaaaatcaatgcagaatTTTTCGAGTAAatacgagacaaatgcagggctgctaaaaaacaactcaaactgtTACGGATATGGTTCAGAGTGAAAACCTTGATGCGTCTGTTCGTAGCAAAGAGCTTTATTGTAATGATCATCGGGATTGGGAATCAAGGCTAATATAACATGAAATATACACTGAATATAAAACTACTTTAACATCTTCCCTTCTTTTTAAAATAATCAGTCATCCATAACAAAGTCATCGAATTTGCTTGGTAATTTTCTTGTACGTATCGGTCTGTTCGTCACATCTATGGTCCTTGTGCCTTGTATCATAGACTAAagagacatagatatccaagttgggcttcgctgcatataatctcaaggcaacactctgaacttgccatctgtaggccgttgggtgaactaaagcatatccactcggaaaaatatcatggtattccttatcatttcagtagtgagcttgaccagattctcacacccagaaaaatatcatgttacttTCAATCAGATTTGTACGGCGGTTTTCAATCGACTTTACAATATAATCTATATGATTTGGTTCTCAATCgactattaaaattggtacaaacaacaaatgagttatgctaatgatgactagagcaagatacctgacttcatacattttgcttgcaACACCTTTAAAacggtgccatctgatgaccttaaaactgtgattattagcaaaatcgatttatcatgctcaatccgctagatgaaaacaaaaacaagatggcaatatcgtataaggatattgaaaattagatgataggaccatacaatgatattgaaaaacatgcttcacctttcaccaccttgtcgtcatcaccaaatgaACAGTATACAAATTTGTTCAATTTTCGTTCACGCGTAGCGAAATTCGTGTCCGCTGCATACCGCAAGAGTAACGTattgtgtactagtcatctttggttatgcttaaaaacatagtgttgaaacgactatgaatgattagtcatactatcaccaaaataaataatttatacaaTGGTCATCTCACacattgacatttattttagtcctgttgtaataaattattgttattatctagaccatatagattagtctgttaaaaacaccgcacaaatctgaccaagcctaaaaagatagcaattaccttaatatttttctgtgtgtgctcattaaatgtagttcacccaaccgccatcatactcgaaggggcgccacatttttgttgcccgtattgttggttgaTTTGGATATCTATGTTCCAATAATCTAAGctaataataagtttttatagattttatcgGTTTTCGAGCAGCACGAATCCAAACacacctggcatctctgattcAATCTGTCTTTCTGTCCAAGGGACTGATACGGCAGTTTTCTGGCGTAACAAAGATGTATTTTAGTACCATGTATCAGAAAACCGCTTTAACTGCCAGCAAAATTTACTTCGAACAAACTAAATATAGGTACAAACTATCACATTTAACTTTAAATAATATGCATAATTGTGAAAATTGCTGAAAATTATTCGAAATGCAAACAATAATAACAGTCATTATTTGACTGTTTTGCCCGAATCGGCACAAGAAAAGGCTAAATTgtccatttttcgggtgccagtgccagtgatgttggtaacgcgtcaaatgtatgcaggggggatctatctgtcaaacatcgtgtaaccaacatattcggcaacatggtgtttgttttggtagaattggaacgtttttttttatcaaaactcgagaaaccgcggaaaacttttatgaatgtgttgtgtagtgattttttcctcattatcgttcatagttacaaacgtcacgggccaacaaacgtcatggaccagagctgatctgcgataacgcacacatatatgaaatttgacagcagtgaatcccctctgaatgtacacgctccctaaaatgaattcaaaaaggattagaaaacaattcattttcataaaaagtgaaacaacacgaaaattgagtaactctgttgttattcaaaattgtgtaaccatagtatgggcaaatactgtgtatttattattcagaatgatgtatacaattgaactcattttttgtgtttaataaaactcatttagttcttaaaaaatatcagtttatgtgtacaaaattatccatttattgaatttaaaactactcagttttaaaattgaaacctacacagatttagattttgaaactatcaaatttttgaatagaaaaatattcatttttgaatttaaaactaaccattttcagaatttaaaagtACTCAGTTTAAGAATTGAAAACCACTCAGTTTGAAATGCGATGTTAGCGGAGAGAGGGAGGTTTGTGCCGGTAACAgtcagaacaaaacaaacaaaatctgaacggtgtctaattatatttattttttaagtatattttgctctttttttgtgatgcataaTCACTCGATATTTTACTCTCCCACAATTTTCCTGATGACACGAACAACCTGAAAACTTTTGGTTCTTTAGAATGATAATGAAAAAAGGTTTATATGTGTATCTTAAAGCTTTCTAAAATGTCCGTGACCACCTTCCCagcgattttctcattttttggaaTCACTCAAACAGCCACAAGAATAGATAACACGGCCGCAAAGGCTAAATAATGGCGCACAAATGTTGAATCATGGTGCCGCCTTTTCACTCGTGTCAAATAATGGTGTCGTTTTTTCAGGCTTgctactcaaaattgagttatagtggtaaattcaaaaatgagttattctagattaatctaaaatcagtgtaaaaattacacagaatcaccaaatgcggtattcattttttgacgtttccatgcaacttatgaaactgaattaaaactaattcattcgccgtgttacttttcacgagcgtgtatggtagctgacagcgttGCCATTCCCGTGTTTCTGTCAATCGTTCCTCTCTATTTGTAAATATTCATGACATTTCATGAACAGCTGTAACTATAATATAAAACACCGCGAAAATGAAATCACAATGaaaatttaattgtttttgGTGATGAAGTGAGATATTCGTgactaatttatttatttatatttggttTCGTAATGTAATTCGTATTGTGGGTCAGCCTTATCTCAAAAGTGCTATTAGTTGTTACTGTCCATCAAAATCTAGATCAAGATCAATATCCAGATCAAGTCATGAAGCGTCAAAGATTTGCTTTGAATGAATCTCTGAAGTTGGATGGTACAACGATTATACCCGGTTCTGTTGTGCAGTACTTGGCTTGTCACCAGCTAGAAGGCATCCGCTCTATTCATCGAGGATTAGCACAGGTTGATATCTTAGCGAGATGGTTTCTCAATAAACTTATGATAAATTTCCTTGCAGCACACGGGAGTAATTTTGAATGATGAGTCAGGACTGGGGAAGATTCATCAGGTTATCGGTTACTTATCAGCTACAATAGGGCCGACAGATAAGGTTTTAGTAGTAAGCAACAATATTGATAGAATACACCACTGGTTGTATCATTTAGAACTGCTAACTGATCTTCGAACTGTGATATTGACTGAAAGTGGTAAGCCTGACTATTTGATGTGTGATTTTACATTAATGGTTAAATGCGCTCCTAATAATTTAGAGACATCGAGCTTGAATTATCAGATTTTATTAACAGAGTTTGCTACCATTACGAAGCAAATGGTATCCGAAATCGAAGTACAATTAGTGATAATAGATGAAACCAGAATGGTGGATGTTGATTTATATTTGGCCTGGATATTTTCGAAGTTGAGCAATACCAAACGAATATTTCTTTATTCAAGTGATCTCTTAGACGATTTGCATCGTCTGTTGGCTAGATTAAAGTTGTGccaatttaattattttggaAGTGTGCTTGATGATTTCGCTGGCGATGTACACCGTTTTGAACAAAAGGAGAGTTTAAAAAAGCTTAAGTTGTTTTTCTTGACTAGAAGTGTGCTGATACGAAGACTTTGTAGACACAATTACGATATAATCCCTCTGGTGGATAACCGGGAATTTGCTGATCGTTTTGAGTCTTGGAAAGTTGTAAACGGTTTACAGGGACAATCTAAGTTAAATTCAGGATCATGCCATTATGCGCAGAAGGGGTGTGTTGCTGTCGCTAAAAGTAGCAGTGACGAACTTTTTGATTTCATCAACCAAACAGCACAAGAAAGTAGTTTAAACAAGGCGATTGTTGGTGATTTGGAAATTATTAATTTTGAAAGCGACTCAGAAGAAAACGATACGGTAGCTTTCGCTGTTGAACGTACACAAAGTGAACCACTATTTGACATCGAGAACAATACTGAAGATATGCCGAAATTAGAAATATCAGATTCTGAAAGCAAGTCAACAGACGACGTTTTATCAAAAATCTTTGTGACTGGTAGCTACAATGTTTTATACATAAATCAAAAACTcttgtttcagttttttttctatttcagacATATTATCATTACCTTTGAAAGAGAACATAGAGATTCCTGAAACGGAACGATCATCACAAGTAGCTGGAAACCATACGGATTCTGAGGAATATTTGGAACTTGGTCAAGCGTTAGTTTGTGGTAACTCCAATTCAAGAAGTTCAGCCGATACTATAATTATGAAATCGCCTCCATTTGTTGAAGAAAAGTATTATTTTACAATCGATAGACCATTACGGAGGAACACCCCCTCCTCGTCTTCGAACGATGTTGAGATCGTTTCAAAAGAAGTTACAAACGCGATTGTGGTGTCCAGTTCGAGTAACAGTGATAAACGTGTAGGGAGGGAGAAATCGCCGGATTTATTCAGCGATACTGACGATGAGAGCAACAAAACAATTAAGATGAATTCCCAGGATTCTTTTCTGGACCTTCTGCTTAAAAGCCCCGTAGTATTTGATAGAATTATAAAAACTAAACCATCAACTACGCGACCAAAATTAGTCCAGTCGAACGTGAGCACACCAATTTCAAAACTAATGCATGCTCAAATTCAAGACGAATCACCAGATGAAGAGTCGCTAGACGATATTTTTGCAGATCAAAGTACTTTTAAACAAACAGTCAGCCCAAATCGAACAGAAAATGTTTTCGAAATTACTGATAATGATGCTTTTGGAAAACGGGTCCGCGTTTGCGCTGAAAGGAAAAGCATGTCTCCTATTGATAAAGACCTTGGTGTTCAATTTGTTGCGGAAGAACAACCATATAATTCGCCAATTGAAATTGTTGACTCACAAACGGAAAACTGTAATTCGAAAAGTCAAAACAAGCATCCTGTCGATTTGAAGAAAGCTACGCCTAAGTCAGAAGGTACGTCAGCAAAGCGACTCGGTTGGCTTTCGAAGGGTAGAAACAATGCTTCCCCAGGAGGAGGATCACCAAAGACACCGACTGCCAGGAAAAAGATTTCCTCTCCTGGTTTTGGTATAAATAGAAGTTCAGAACGAGTGTCAAATACCACTAGTTTGAAACGCAAAAAACTGGAGGATTTATTTCGTGCTTCTACGAGTGTTAATCGACGAAAATCGGCACCTGTCACTAGCAGTGCAAAAAAGTCTTCTCCGAAAAAGAAATGCTTTCAGCAGAGGCTGATTGAGCGATACAACCAAATACTAGTATCTCCTAGTGGATTTGATAGTGATTTCGAGTAATGTGTATGTTTTATATTGGACATATTTAGGTCTTTTTAAATTGTATGTCAGTGCGATTCATTATACTGTTTTATTGTTGAATTGAGGCAATAAGAACTGATAGTTGAATACTGTTGTTGTGTTTCATTTCattatatttattcattttatagcctttttatttgtagtaaTTAAGTGGGATTATAAATTacaatataacatataacattataaaaaacattataaatttttttgtttccgtTTTATAGCAGTatactttttctttttgataGTCTTATCATTTACATTGAAATTTGAATTCTTGAGCGTTACTTATTTTTAGCATCATTACCAAGACGGTATGTTAAGTTTTGACGTCTTGTTTAGTTTTGACACAGCAGGTACTTCGGTTTCATCTCCAACATTATAGTATATCTTCAAATCCGGTAGAATTTCAATCAAGTGGACCTAAAAAGAAGGAAGGATACAAAAGTTGAATAATTCGGTGTagttattttcctgaattgaaaacaaatattttttctgctGTTCAGTTAGTTACTAGAACTCCAAAGAGCAGAGGATACATAAACATCCAGAAATGGGAAGAAAAATTGAGGGAATCCGAGCTGAATAAAAAAGGCTTCGAAAAGGTTGACGAAAACGGAAGCTGTCCAGGACCTACACCTACAAAGCAAGAAATACAAAACATCCTTCAACTCATGAAAAACAATGCTGCTCCGGGTCTAGATTCGATACCGACTGAACTGCTGAAATATAGTTCAGAAAAACTGTTGGAGGAATTTTTGGAACTAATCAAAAAAGTATTCAACGAAAACAAAATCCCTCAATCATGGACAGAAACCCTCCAAGTCCCCATTCCCAAGATCAACAACCCTAAAGGAGTAGAGGATTACAGGCGAATTACCCTCTGTAATGTAGCGTACAAAATATATGCTAGCATCCTGTTGAATAGACTGCGTGAGCAAATCCCTCCGATGCTATCCTACCAAATGGCCTTCCAGGAAGCCCGAAGCGCAGCCGACCAAATCTTCGTTCTCAAAAGAATACCTGATGAACGCTGGAGTGTTGTATTTGGTTCGGATTTTGTGATACACAACAGAGAGTTAATAACTTCCTTCTCGCGTGCCCGTCTGGACGGGACTGACTCACTTCTTTATTTCTATTCTTCGCTTAAACTATACCACTGGCGATGACCGGCAGCATAACGCGGGGTCAG encodes:
- the LOC129724694 gene encoding uncharacterized protein LOC129724694 isoform X2; this encodes MKRQRFALNESLKLDGTTIIPGSVVQYLACHQLEGIRSIHRGLAQHTGVILNDESGLGKIHQVIGYLSATIGPTDKVLVVSNNIDRIHHWLYHLELLTDLRTVILTESETSSLNYQILLTEFATITKQMVSEIEVQLVIIDETRMVDVDLYLAWIFSKLSNTKRIFLYSSDLLDDLHRLLARLKLCQFNYFGSVLDDFAGDVHRFEQKESLKKLKLFFLTRSVLIRRLCRHNYDIIPLVDNREFADRFESWKVVNGLQGQSKLNSGSCHYAQKGCVAVAKSSSDELFDFINQTAQESSLNKAIVGDLEIINFESDSEENDTVAFAVERTQSEPLFDIENNTEDMPKLEISDSESKSTDDVLSKIFVTDILSLPLKENIEIPETERSSQVAGNHTDSEEYLELGQALVCGNSNSRSSADTIIMKSPPFVEEKYYFTIDRPLRRNTPSSSSNDVEIVSKEVTNAIVVSSSSNSDKRVGREKSPDLFSDTDDESNKTIKMNSQDSFLDLLLKSPVVFDRIIKTKPSTTRPKLVQSNVSTPISKLMHAQIQDESPDEESLDDIFADQSTFKQTVSPNRTENVFEITDNDAFGKRVRVCAERKSMSPIDKDLGVQFVAEEQPYNSPIEIVDSQTENCNSKSQNKHPVDLKKATPKSEGTSAKRLGWLSKGRNNASPGGGSPKTPTARKKISSPGFGINRSSERVSNTTSLKRKKLEDLFRASTSVNRRKSAPVTSSAKKSSPKKKCFQQRLIERYNQILVSPSGFDSDFE
- the LOC129723001 gene encoding uncharacterized protein LOC129723001, whose translation is MNMVARFSRRRIVIITVSIIVLYNILSSSYSEYKTDTIIYRTKPEVVWEYVADFSKMKKLNPTILDFNIVADHGNLDHWKYSVEYTEQLSHWPYIRNTAVGHYSVRKLPQSEGGQYSVASTHRTCFLLGLFCLNSKGEFKISYLNEEDTFCQETVHYQCPFLFGQFCFREVEFQRKAIMANLNLHFKQNKM
- the LOC129724694 gene encoding uncharacterized protein LOC129724694 isoform X1, with amino-acid sequence MKRQRFALNESLKLDGTTIIPGSVVQYLACHQLEGIRSIHRGLAQHTGVILNDESGLGKIHQVIGYLSATIGPTDKVLVVSNNIDRIHHWLYHLELLTDLRTVILTESGKPDYLMCDFTLMVKCAPNNLETSSLNYQILLTEFATITKQMVSEIEVQLVIIDETRMVDVDLYLAWIFSKLSNTKRIFLYSSDLLDDLHRLLARLKLCQFNYFGSVLDDFAGDVHRFEQKESLKKLKLFFLTRSVLIRRLCRHNYDIIPLVDNREFADRFESWKVVNGLQGQSKLNSGSCHYAQKGCVAVAKSSSDELFDFINQTAQESSLNKAIVGDLEIINFESDSEENDTVAFAVERTQSEPLFDIENNTEDMPKLEISDSESKSTDDVLSKIFVTDILSLPLKENIEIPETERSSQVAGNHTDSEEYLELGQALVCGNSNSRSSADTIIMKSPPFVEEKYYFTIDRPLRRNTPSSSSNDVEIVSKEVTNAIVVSSSSNSDKRVGREKSPDLFSDTDDESNKTIKMNSQDSFLDLLLKSPVVFDRIIKTKPSTTRPKLVQSNVSTPISKLMHAQIQDESPDEESLDDIFADQSTFKQTVSPNRTENVFEITDNDAFGKRVRVCAERKSMSPIDKDLGVQFVAEEQPYNSPIEIVDSQTENCNSKSQNKHPVDLKKATPKSEGTSAKRLGWLSKGRNNASPGGGSPKTPTARKKISSPGFGINRSSERVSNTTSLKRKKLEDLFRASTSVNRRKSAPVTSSAKKSSPKKKCFQQRLIERYNQILVSPSGFDSDFE